The nucleotide window CGAGGATGGACTTTGCCCGGGGCTGGAGGAGCGGCGCGATCCTGGCGAAATCGGCCTTTGACACGGCCCCGGCCTCTTCCTCGCCCACCTCGCGGGCCAAGAAGTCGCAGAGCAGCCCGGCCAACCGCTCGGGGTCGGCCTTCTGCATGTACTGGCCGTTGACCCACTCGAACTTGGTCAGGTCGAACACGGACGGCGAGTTGCCCAGGTTGTCCGTGGAGAAGAGCTTGACCATCTCCTCCATGGTGAACAGCTCCTGGTCGCCGTGGGACCAGCCCAGCCGGGCCAGGTAGTTGGTCACGGCCTCGGGCAGGTAGCCCATCTTCTCGTATTCCATGACCGACAGCGCGCCGTGGCGCTTGGAAAGCTTCTTCTTGTCCGGGCCGAGGATCATGGGCACGTGGCCGAACCGGGGGATGTCCCAGCCCAGGGCCTTGTAGATCAGGATCTGGCGCGGGGTGTTGTTGACGTGGTCGTCGCCGCGAAGCACGTGGTTCACGCCCATGTCGTGGTCGTCCACCACCACGGCCAGGTTGTAGGTCGGCGTGCCGTCCGTGCGGCGGAGGATCATGTCGTCCATCTCGGAGTTCTCCACGGAGATGAATCCCTTGACCATGTCGTCGAATCCGGTGGCGCCGTCCTGCGGGGCCTTGAGCCGGACCACGCCTTCGGTCAGCCCTTTTTCGCGGCAGGTGCTGTCGTACTTGGGCTTGCGGCCTTCCTTCATGGCCTTTTCGCGCATGGCGTCCACGTCTTCCTTGGAACACCGGCAGTAATAGGCATGGCCGGACTCGATGAGCCGGTCGATGACCTCGTTGTGGCGGTCGGCGCGGGCGGACTGGAACACGATCTCGCCGTCGTGCTCAAGGCCGAGCCACTTCATGGAGTCGATGATGGCGTCCGTGGCCTCCTGGGTGGACCGCTCGCGGTCCGTGTCCTCGATGCGCAGCCGGAACTCGCC belongs to Pseudodesulfovibrio portus and includes:
- the gltX gene encoding glutamate--tRNA ligase encodes the protein MTKIVSRFAPSPTGYLHIGGARTALFSWLLARAAGGEFRLRIEDTDRERSTQEATDAIIDSMKWLGLEHDGEIVFQSARADRHNEVIDRLIESGHAYYCRCSKEDVDAMREKAMKEGRKPKYDSTCREKGLTEGVVRLKAPQDGATGFDDMVKGFISVENSEMDDMILRRTDGTPTYNLAVVVDDHDMGVNHVLRGDDHVNNTPRQILIYKALGWDIPRFGHVPMILGPDKKKLSKRHGALSVMEYEKMGYLPEAVTNYLARLGWSHGDQELFTMEEMVKLFSTDNLGNSPSVFDLTKFEWVNGQYMQKADPERLAGLLCDFLAREVGEEEAGAVSKADFARIAPLLQPRAKSILDMLEQSRPFIVDAPFLPYDEAAVKKFLTDETKPLLEDIADRIEALAEFTEQSLEDLHRGFLEEKDIKFKVIAQPIRVAIVGKTQSPGLFETMMVLGKEQTLARMRRAVEL